Genomic window (Paraglaciecola psychrophila 170):
TAAACGTAATGTTTTTAAATAATCAGCTAAGTTAAAATCTAATACTTGGTTGGCTGTTTTGCCTGACAAAGCTTCGAACACTATGGCTAACAAACCACGAACAATTTTGCTTGGCGAATCACCCTCCAATACTAATGCGCCTTCTTCTATAAAACACCTAATCCATACTTGGCTTTCACACCCAGACACTGCTGAAGCATCTGTTTTATATTGGTCTTGCAATCGAACTAACCCTTTACCTGCTAACATCAGCTGTCTGTAGCTTTGATCCCAGCTTTTGGCCTGTTTAATAGACTCTGCAATCGGCGCAAGCTTTGTTGGTTTATGTTCGACCGATGAGTCAACAATCGCCAAATGATTGGCAGGCTCAGTTAACAAACTAATACATTCGGTAAGTGCAGCACCAAAGGCGTGAATATCAGCACTGGTATTGTAAGCCGCCATAGACACTCGAATGGTACCATCGATACCCAGCGCCTCCATCAAAGGCATGGCGCAGTGATGCCCTACCCTAACGGCAATATTGCGTTTATCTAACAGCACCGCTAAATCGTAATGACTGACGCCTTGCACGGTAAAAGACTGCACACAAATACTATTGACAATGTCACCCCATAACCTAACTTGTGGGATAATTGACAACGTATCGAGTAACTGTTGATACAAGTTGTGCTCAAGTCCTAACAGCGTAGTTCTATGCTGTTGAATAAACTCACTAGCAACACTGATACCTAACACCCCAGCAATATTAGGTGTGCCTGCTTCAAACTTTAATGGTGGGGGTTGAAAAGTAGTGTGTTCGAAACTGACTTTTTGAATCATCTCACCGCCAAGTTGATAGGGTGGTAATTGCTCCAGCAAAGCATACTTGCCATATAAAACCCCGATGCCAGTAGGACCAAACATTTTATGCCCGCTAAACACATAGAAATCGCAATCCAACCGTTGCACATCCACCGCTAAATGACTGACAGCTTGCGTACCGTCTATGAGCGTTAGGGCCCCGAATTCTTTGGCTTTTGCAATAATAACTTCAATGGGATTGATGTTGCCCAGAGCGTTAGATACATGGCCTAAAGCAACCAAAACGGTACTAGAATTAATCAATTGCAATGATTCTTTAAGCTTTAACACACCATGATTGTCCACAGGCATGACTTGAAGTTTTAGATTTAATTCTTGTGCTATTTGCTGCCAAGGCACGATATTAGCGTGATGCTCTAGGGCTGATATTAGAATACTGTCACCTGCTTTAAAGACACTTTTAGACAACCCACTGGCTATAAGGTTAATACTTTCCGTCGCCCCTTTAGTCCACACAATTTCTTTGTGACTCTTTGCGCCAATAAAGTGTTGGATATGCTTACGGGATTGTTCAAATTGTTCGGTGACACTCGCCGCCAACTGATGACTAGACCGATGCACATTGACCGTGCGCTCTTGATAGTAATGTTGAGTCACATCGATAACCGACTGCAACTTTTGACTAGTAGCAGCGCTATCCAGATATACCCAGTCTTGTGAGCGAGGATTTGAAAAAAGGGAAAGTATTTACGTAAAATATTGGATGACATCGATTATAATAAGACAAATAAATTTTAGCTTATGATTGTTGTCAATCAAAAGCAGATTAGCAAGACATTTAAACTGTATTCAAGCACACAATTAAAACAAGTGACGTTAAGTAACATGACATACTATCAAACGTTAAAATCCGTCATCAACAAATGATGTTTAATACTCGGGATCACATCCTCTTGATGATGATTCACGTATAGCAATGTAGTACGCCCTTCTCTTGCGAGTAAATCAATTAAAGCCAATACTTTTAGACGATTTATATCGTCTAAACCATTACTGGCTTCATCTAAAATTAACAAAGCGGGATGTTTAACCATTGCACGGGCAATCAATGCTAAACGTTGATCACCAAAGGACAACTCCTGAAATGGTGTAGCAGTTTGTTTGTCTAGTCCCATAAGCACTAACCATTGTTGAGCTAATGTTATTTGATTTTTGGTAGCTTGCTGATACAAACCAATACTGTCGAAAAAGCCCGATAACACTACATGTAACAATGAACAATTCACTCGATAATCTAAATGAAAAGCGTTAGACAAATATCCTATATACTGTTTGATTTGCCAAATGCTTTCACCACTGCCTCGTTGATAACCAAACACGTAAATATCGTTTACATAACACTGCGGATGATCGCCGGTGATCAAATTCAATAAGCACGTTTTACCAGAGCCATTTGGACCGGTGACCTGCCAATGTTGCTGGGGTTGAATGATCCAATTCAAATGACTAAAAACAGTATTCTCAGCGTAGTTCACCTTCGCATTGGTTAACTTCACCAATGGCGCATCAACATTTAAAGGATGGGGTGCAAAGCTATCGCTATCTTTTTCTGGCAATACTAGGTCTGGCTGCTGCATATGACACAGCTGACTAATATGGGTGAGTTGTTCAGCCAAATCATTATTAACGGGTGTCTGCCACTGAATACTTCCTGACTTCATCAGAACTAACTGCTGACAAAAGCTCGGTACTTCGCTAAAACGATTGAGCACAAATATGAAAGTAGTCTGAGTAGATATTTCCAATAGTAACGCATCAAAGTCAGCGCAGGCTTGTTGGTCTAATCCATCCCATGGTTCGTCAAGGATCAATAATTCAGGTTGACTCAATATTGCCTTTGCCAAAAGTAGTTTACGGGTTTCTCCAGTAGACAAAGCACGAAATGCTCGCTGTAACATGTCTTTAAGCGCAAAAACACTGATTACTCGTGTCAATAATGTTTTCTCAATATCATCAGAGCGCAAACCTTCCAGTAGTATTTCTTCAACTGTGGTGGCTATGGGAATGATATCTAAAATATCAGCACAATCTTTTTGCTTCTCTGATTCTATTAAAATTTGCTGTTGCTCAACCGATACCCAAGCAACATTAGAAGCGACTTGTCGCTGCCCATTTAATAACTCTCCATGACCAGCTATCATCGCCGCTAGTGCAGATTTACCCGTCCCGTTTGGACCCAGTACAACAGTGTGTTGCAATGGTTTTATTATTAAGGAATCGATATTTAAATGGAAATGTTCAGCAAACAGAGCATGACAGTTTTTTAGTGATACTAACGACATAAATCTAAACGTTAAAAAATTTGTCGTATCCTACCAGAAAATTTTACTCGTTCATCATTAAGACGGAATTTATGCATTTATTGTAACAACAACGTGTAGAGTTAATTTAGCCTTCACAGCGGCTTACTTTTGCTGTTTGATACTATGCAAGCATGCATAGTATCAAACGCCGATGAAATACAGATCACTATGTCATCTCGAGGTCAAAATAATCAAGTTAGGTATGCAACAGGTTTGTGAGAATACCTATGATGTTATTTCACTCCATCTAAGCCTTTCAGATGAATGTGTGCAGCTTTCAAAAATCTGGTCGAAATGGTTACTGCTACATTAATCGTAAGATATTGTTTGCCTTCAAACTAACAAGGATTAACCTGAGTACAGGTGTTAAGCTAGGTAAGCCCTTTAATTTCGTAAGGTGGCATTGCGTTTCCAAGCATTAGTAACAACTAAGTTAATGCAAAAACATGTTGCAGTACCGAACAAAATTAACAAACAACTGTTAAGATTCCTGAATTAGAACTAGGCTTTACTCCATGTAGAAAAGTTATCCCGCCTATCGGATAAAAGTATGAAATAATATACAAAGTTCAACAATCTCAACTCCCAACAATACCTATTTATCAAAATAAAGATTGAGGTAATTTACCTGTTGTTACATTTATAGCAGATATAGCAAAAATTTGAGATTTTGGTCGTTCCAAAATTAAACTAGGTGTTTTTACTAATTGTATTTGGTTCTTAATATCAATAAAGATCGACAATTCATTTAATATTTTTGATCTATAGTAATTATTAATAAATATAGCTAAGCATGTTGTAAGTTCAATGATAAAACCCAAAATTCCAGAGAATGAAACAAAACGATTACATGCATTAAGAACATTAAAAATTCTTGATTCTTCTAATGATGAACGATTTGATCGTGTGACTCGTATGGCTAAACGAATTTTTGGTGTATCTATTTCGCTCGTTAGCCTGATTGACAAAGATCGGCAATGGTTTAAGTCTAAGCAAGGTATTGAAGCGACTGAAACCCCAAGAGATATCTCCTTCTGTGCCCATGCCATCAATCAAAGTGGGTTATTTATCATTCCAAACGCTAGTGAAGATGAACGATTTTTTGATAATCCACTAGTCACTTCTGAGCCTAACATTCGCTTCTATGCAGGCTGTCCGTTGAAAATTAGGAATGGATTAAACATAGGAACGTTGTGTCTTATGGATAAAATACCACGAGTTATGGATGATGAAGACCAACAATTTCTAAAAGATCTAGGCGCTATGATCGAGCAAGAAATTGCATCGATACAGCTAGCCACACTAGACGAGCTGACCATGATTTCTAATAGGCGCGGCTTTTTAACACTTGTCGAACATAGCTTAAAAATGTGCCGACGAAAGCAATTATCGATGTCGTTTTTACTGTTTGTTCTAAATAAATTTAATAATATAAACGATGATTTTGGGCACCATGAAGGTGATTTTGTATTAACCAAATTTGCTCAAATAATGCTTGATACATTTCGGGATTGCGACGTTGTCGGTCGGCTCGGCGGAGATGAATTTGTTGCTATGCTAACCGATTTTGATAACCACAACGCTGATGAGATTTTAGCTAGATTTGCCGCCGCTGTTGCAGAAGCAAATGCAACCATGAATAAGCCTTACAAAATTGAATATAGCGTGGGTTTCGAAAATTTTCAGCATGATACTAAAAAAACATCAGAAGAAATGATTCAAAAAGCTGATGCGGCTATGTACAAACATAAAAAAAGGCAATGAGTATTGGATAATGACTGAAACAGAAATCAATACCTATAAGCATCAATTACTCAGCTTAAAGGGTAACCATTATGTTTAAAGTTCACGGTGATTGGAAAATTGAAGTATGTGGTCACGTTGTTGTGCAGTGTTTTTCTGATGGATGGAATGAAGAAGCCATTATAGCTTATATCAAAGATTTTCGAACTCAAGCCACTCCATTTATAGGTAAAGAGTAGGCTATTCTATCTATATTTGAAGACTGGGAATTAGGGGTTCCAGAAATAGCCAAACATGTAGAAGAGCATTGTGGATGGTTTCGAATTAATGGCTGTATCAAGGATTCTCATGTTTACACAACAAATGCGACCAAAGAAATGCATTTAGAAAGACTGATCCCATATATTGATGAGTTTTATGAACGGCAAGTATTTACTAAGTCTCAAATGGCCGTTAAATGGCTAGCCAGTTGTGGTTTTGTTATAAAAAGTTCAAATATTATTAGTAATATAGAGATGAAGCTTAATAAAGACTAATAGTGACACGCTATAAACACCTAATTACCAATCAAATTACAGAGTTATTGGGGCACTCATGCCCATATTCTCGAATATTAAAATTCTGCATGGTAAATCATTGTTGAATGCATGCGAGTGCTATTCTGCCATTTTCAATTCGTACAATTGCATCACAATTAGCCGCTACTTTATTGTCATGTGTTGATATTAAAAAGGTTGTATTGTCGGTTTGATTAATTTCACGAAGCCAAGTCATACTTTGATCGAGATTACCCTTTGTCTGAATAATGCCTATCCTCGTTCGGCGGCGATAGGCTGGTAATATCCGTTATCTAGAAATAGAAATAATATTGACGAGTAATGCAAACGCCTGAATGAATTTTCCGTTTCTGCCTTGGACATCGATCGCATCCAGCTGACTCTTATTGTTCTTGCCTAGCGGTATGCCTTTAGCCGTATCGTTGCTAAAGGCATACTAGGATTATTGAACTTTAAGCACAACAAAGTTATCCCGTCTGGTAAGTCAAATAACGGCTTCACCAGCAAGATTATCCCCAATACATCCAGGCATATTATTTAAGCTAAAATTTCTGTCCATATGCAGGATAAATGCTGAATAAACCTTAACTGTAATTAGGGGAACCCAGGTCGTTTAGTATCGCCTAACTGTTAGATGGATCATTCTTTGTACCTTTTTCCGTTTCAATCTCATTCTTAAACTCCGCATCAGCCACATCAACAATTCCTTCATCATCTTTTGTGGTGGCCTCAGTAGTGGCGACATTTTCTTTATTATCCTCATTGTCACCCTCATCTAAATCAGAACTCGGTGTTCCATCTGGAAAAGGCACAAAAGGAAATGGCATTGCGTCGGTTTTAAAGGTTAGAAACAAGGTAATTTGATACAGGTAAGTACTCAGATTCTGACCGAGAGGAATCACGACTTGATTCGTCTGGCCTTTAAACAGAAGTGTGACAAATTGAAAAACAGCCACCAAGGTTACGATTAATTTTGCTGCTCCCGAAATTATGGAAAAAACAACCATAAATAAACCTCGCTTCCAAGTATCCAGATTAGTCAGTGTTGCTTTCGTTTTTTCGTTCATTTGATTCTCCTAATGACATTGTTATGAGTTTTACACTTTACGTAGGTACAGCAAATATGAAGCCAACAATATCTACAATAAAATCAATAAGTTAAAGAAACCGTTGTTCTGTGAAATATATATAACACGAGTTATTACGTTTTATCGCCAGATTGTGATGAAAATCACCAAACTCACCTTGAGTACTTCAAACTTCAATTTATGTAGAATACTGATTGACGGTAATTTCCATTTAGCGGTTCTTAACGCCAGAGTTGGCGGACATTCAAGGCTATTTTCACGCAATGAAATGAGAGTCTGGATCAATCATTTAAAGTTAATGTCTCATCCATTGTGATCTCAATATCAAATAGCGAACATGAACCACTAATTGGCTAAACAAATAATTATCAATAAGTTAAAAACGTTTACGCGGTATGCAAAGAGTCCTTGACTGCCTCCAGTGTGTAAAAATAGCTGATGGCTATTCTGTTCAATCACACCTTTGGCACATAAATCCATAAAACCTGCCATCGCTTTTCCCGTATAAACAGGGTCTAACAAGAGTCCTTCAAGTTGTGCGCAGCGCTTAACCGCGGCGATCATTGATGGTGTTGTTATACCGTATCCTTGGCCGTAGTAACTTCCATTGGTGACGACTCTCCCTTCAGCTTCGTTGGAATTGATACCAAGTTGCGTTAATATTTCTCTAAGTAATGCATAGACTAACTGCTGCTGATCTTCAGTTGCACGACTCACCGTAATGCCAAGTACCGGTATATCTACTTTTGCAGCAATAAGCCCAGCTAATAAACCAGCTTGTGTACCCGCACTGCCAGTCGCTAACACAATTTGATCTATCTGAATATTTTCAGAGACTATCTGCTGCAAAATTTCATTCGCACAGCGTACGTAACCTAAACTGCCAATCACATTCGAGCCACCCATTGGAATAAAATAAGGTTTTCGCCCCTCACTTTTTAATGTATTGATTAAAGCTTCAGCGTAGTCATTACAGTCTTCACCTAGGCTTAATCTATGGATTTTAGCGCCAAATAAACTATCGAGTAACATATTGCCATTGTTGTAATAATCCGTTTTTGGCGTGCCAGTGACATCTTCTAAGACCAATTCACAATCAAACCCAAATTTAGCGGCCGCTGCTGCAGTCTGTCTTGCATGATTTGACTGAAAGCCACCAACAGTGAGTAATATATCGGCTCCTTGCTGTTGGGCATCTGCTATCAAATATTCAAGTTTACGCGCTTTATTCCCACCTCCAGCTAGACCCGTGCAATCATCCCGTTTTACAAACAGATTGCATCCTAATTCATTAGATAATCTTGGTAACCGTTCTAGCAATGTAGGTGTATGTGTAATGCTTACTCGGGGGATAAGGTTAAAATCTTGCATCTTGACCACTTCTTTTAATGTTGATGATTTAACTTCTAACACCCCACTCACAATCTTGCTAGTGAAGCGTTAGTTTGCGGCTCTATCATCCGAGCAATTTGGGACCAACACCCAATAATAACTCGTCAATTGTAGCTAGGTGTTTAAACGTTGATTACTTAACGATGAATTAACAGCCAGGTTCGTTTTATGATTACGATCAATGTTTGAAATTGAATTAGTCACTAGTATAAATTCAATAACAACAAGGGTTACGCCATTATGGTTAATACAGAACTCACAGAATTACTTGATTATCTGAAGATATATCAGCCCTTAAGCGCTTTATCACACAATACACATAGTCAGTGTGCAGCTATATTATCATTAAGCTATCGTAAAAAAGGAGCAAAAATTCTCACCATAGGCTCTTCTAATAACAAACTTTATATGACCAGGTCGGGAGCGATCGCTTTATATAACACCGAAAATAATCTTATTAGAACCTTGGCAGAAGGCGCGTTCTTTGGATATGTATCTATGTTGAAAGATAAGCCAGTACATTATCAAGCGGTCTGTGAAGATGATTGTTTATTATTAGAGTGCAGTAAACAGAATTTTATTTACTAGGTCAATTTACATGGATGTAAATTGAGTCGTAGAGTGGCAGGAGCACATTGTGACGACCTGCTAAATTTCGTAAATAATTGGATGAAGAACATAGCTCTGCGATTTGCGAGCAGTACTTTTTTGATTACTTTTTTTTGGCTGTAGCAAAAAAGTAGGTCGCACAGAAGGGATTCTGAGAGAAACCTGCCACGCGGACGTCGCGCGGGAAGGCAGTAAGCGAAGCGTATGCTTTAACTCTATATATAAGACTAAAAGCACGCTCCGCGCCATCATCCTGATGGTTTTGTCTTGAATCCCTTCAAACCAGTTACTTCTTTTCAACAGCCAAAAGAAGTAACCAAGAAAGCCCGCTCGCTACAAAAGTTCTTAACCGCAAAAATGGCTTATTCTTGGGGTGAAACTGGGATTTTAGAAGCACACCTTTGCCCAGTTGATGATCTAGTTTAAGAAAACTCTATAGGAAAGTTAAGATAAATGATGGGATTGAGTGGGATTATGTGAACCAAGATATGAAACCCCATTGCATAATACGTAACGTGGTCCAAGTTGCGAAAATTAATGGTGTTTCTTGCTTTCTATTTGAGTTCAACAGCATTTATTGCACACTACCGCCCATGATCGATAAAGAGACGGTCTCTAATGTATAGTGAAAGGACTGGTGAACGCCCAAAGCGGACTAAACGACTTATCTGGTTGAACGGCAAAAATGAGCGTGGAACAGTCTTACAATTAAGAGCTGCCGACCGTCTCAAAAAATGAGTTGCCGAATATTTACTCGTCAACCTTAGTAGCAACAATCCCACCCCAGAAAGAAATTTGATTAACTTCCCCTAACTTATTTTGGTGCAGTTCTAAAGTCATGTCTGTCATTGAAAATAGCTTTTGGCTACTTTCTGGAAAGAATAATTCGTCCACAATAAACTCTTCATTGTTAACAATAAAGTTCCCTCCCTTTTCCGCAATAACAAAGGTGCTTTCAAATGGCTCGGTGATTTTGTATCTACCTAAAATCGAATTGAAAAGCTTAGGGTCTAACCTAGTTATTGTTTTTTCGGTCGGCTTAAATTCATCCCAGTGATAAATTTCACTGATTCTATTCAAAATCTCACTAATCAAAGCAGATCCATTGTCGCTATTAGTCATAATCGCAATACCGTCACCCGTCTGAGTGTGTGCAAATAATTGCGCTTTATAGCCTTCGTTAGAGCCACCGTGACTAAAGGAGGTTACTTTTTCCTTGCCACCTAAAAAGAAACCTATCCCCATTGGCTCTATTTGTGGTGAGAGTATTTCTTCAACAGTTTTTTTAGTGAAAAAAGACTCGTCTTTACCCAAACCTGCTAACTGTATTTTTGACACTAAACGCAATAAATCAGATGGCGTCGTCCATAAACCCGCAGCAGCTAAGGCGGCATAAGTATGTGCGCCACCTGCAATAGGAACACCATTGGTATTGTGTGCTACTGCCGCATTATTTTTCAAACTGCCTTCTAATGGTTGGCTATAAACACTATGCCCCATCAACAAAGGGTCAAAAAGTGTCGCTTTTGCTAATTCTGGTAGAAGTGTTTTAGATTGATCTTGCAAAACCAATTGCGCCAAAATAGTCCCACCACCTGAATATCTGAACTGGGTTCCAGGCTCTATATCGACAATAACGGGGGCAGAATTAGCAGGGGTGACACCTTTGAGTAATGAAATAATGGACGGAACGTCAGTACCTTCTGCATAGCCAGCAAAACCATGTATTGTGGTGCCAGCAGAATGGCTGAGTAATCGACGTAATGTGACATCGCTTTTATGTGACCATTGATGAGCAGGTACCTGCCAACTTTTAAGTAAACGGTTTACATCAACCTCTAAATTCAAATTATTATCTTGGCGATACTTCATTAATACGCTGGCAAATACAGGTTTGGATATACTTGCCGCTTGAAAGACAGTATTGGCATCAATGGGACGATTATTAATTTGATCAATTACGCCTACAGTATGTGTCCAACTAATCTTATTATCTTTTAAAAATGCGATAGAAACAGCAGGTACTTTATAATATTCCATCCTTTCTTTTAGGCTACTAACCTTAGAAGGCTTGCCAATTATTCGAACTGTGGGCTGTAAACCTTCGCTAATCAATTGGTTTTCAGTGATTATCTGGTCACTATTACCCAAAGCGCTTAGGCTATATATAGAGGCGCTTGCTAAAACGATTAAAGTGTTGGCATTGAAGTTCAAAATATATCCTTATACATAGGAGCTTAATTTGTTGTATGGCATATATGTAACATACATAAAATACGAAATAATAGGTATAAAATTCAAGTTTCTAAATTTTATCGATAGTACAGTTCCATCCCTGCCCGAAGCGTTAGTTCAGTGTGTGAACCACGACTGACGGCAATTGGCACAAACTTGACCATCAACTTACGCCTAGCTTCGGCCATAAGCGGACATTAAGAATTAAACGTGACAGCCCTTACAGATCGTCAGGGTATATATTTTAAGTTTACACTGACCCTGAGGGATCCCCACGAATATTCAACCATTAAAGTTGTCTGCAATAATAGTTCTGAGATTTAATACTGCTGCTTCATATTGCTCACAGAGCAGCGTGAAACGCTTATCTACGAAGCCTCGTAAGCCCAAATAATGAAACGATAATACTCGCCTTGTTTTAACTGTATTCGCTTGATAACGACGGTGTAAACCAGCCATTAATATAGCTAAACCTATAATGTTAGCCAGAATGCTGGCGAGTGTGGCGATGAGAATAAGTATTGCAATACGTTGTACGCTTCGGCTTTTATGATGTTCAAAACCCAGTCCGAATAAGCTACTTTTGATATCCCTAAACTCTTCTTCAATTTGCATACGCAGTCGATAAATAGCCACTATCTTTTTACCTAAAGACTTGCTCCGAGGAAGTGACGTTGCAATTAACCAGGGGTTTGTAGCGCCTCTTGCATGGACCTTTGAACACTTAGATTGCCTAGGAATGTTATGTCGCGTTAAGCTATGCCGTCCTTTGTTTTTGCCTTTAAATAGCACCAAGGTACATGCTAAAGGTTGGTTGCGACAAATATGGCTAGCGAACCCTATGGGTTGACTGGTAGCTCGCTTATACAACTCAGAAGTATGCTCCCAATCATCTTTCTGATTAACATACATCATAGGTTTGCGGACTCTTCCTGCAAAATCCCACCCCAATGCGATAATATATTTAAATCAGGTTGTTTTATAGCCAGCATCGGTGACAATAATGGGTTGAGCATTCTCATCTATAATACTGTTCAATTTAGCCAGAAATGCCTTATGTGTGCAGCGTTTTTCTTTCGTACTCATATCATGGACTTCTTGATATATAGCGACCCTCGGCCCTTAAAAGCGACGGATGCTCGTAGCAAAAAGCAGCCTTTGTGCGTATCCAAATCAGACCAATCAATCAGAATAATGGGGCGTAACGAAGCGCTTGCAAACTGCTTATATATGGTGCGATAAATAGAGAGTGTTTCATTGAGAATATGTTTGTTAGACAATAAGCGGTCAGCTTGTTTGATGCGATGCTTTTCATATGCTGAAGATGAAATTCCACGTACCATGCCGGTTACACTGGCTTTAGCCCCGTTTAGCAAACTGCTAACGCTGCTCGCTAATGCTGCTCGTCTAACTTTATGCATTTTAGGCGTGACAGCTGAAAGGAACTTCTTCAAAATAACAACTTCATTCATGGTATTGGTCTTTAGTGATGTTTGGCGATTGAACTGATCACCAAGTACCATGAATGTTCCAAATTATTTTAAAATTACTTACCTGTTTATTTCGTGGGGATACCTCAGACCCTGACCCCAGATTTAAGGGGATTTCAAATTATTACAACTATTTATTAGTAAGAACTCGCAAGGCTAGACTTAAGTTTGACGATGGAAAAAGTTTACAACCTTAGCCTGCTAGTTAAAATGTCAGTATATTGTAATATTTGTACTATTATTTATCATATTGACATAGCGAGATAGCAAAATGACAGAATTGACTTCTAGGACCAAACAAACAAAAGCCCCTATCTATACGACGAATTAGACAGGGAGTTGGTTAGCATATTGCGCAAAGACGGCAGGGCATCAATTTCAAAACTGTCTGAGATTTTACATGTCTCCCGAGACACCATTCAAAATAGACTAGATCGGCTGCTTTCAAGCGGAGCAATTTTGGGCTTTACCATTCGCGCCCATGAAAATGTGGAGGAAGGCGCAATAAGGGCAATCATGATGATTGAGGTAGTGGGTAAATCCACTTCGCAAATTATTGAAAAATTACGAGGTATTCCTGAGTTGTTTAAACTGCACACTACTAATGGTGCGTGGGATCTCATTGCAGAGATACAAACATTAAGCCTGAGTGAGTTTGATCAAGTTTTGAGGGTAGTAAGAATGATCTCTGGGGTACTTAACAGCGAAACCAGCATTTTACTTAGCTCGACTTAATCAAAATCTTCCATTTGCCCTCACTCCAGCCATTCCAGTTTCTGTAGCGGATAACCCAGATACCACTTAGAACGTTCTAATATGATGCGCGTTTTAAGTTTTTGTATGCCCAATTTAGGATTTCCATTTACAGTGTCACAAAGTTCATTCAGGGCTTGTGTGTCAGAGCAACAAGTAAAACAAATATAATCAATATCACCGGTAATACGTAAGCAATCCATAAACTCTGGGATGGCTTTTATGGCATCCTCAAAGGTTTTTCTTGCCACTGGATTATTGGCTTCAAGAGTAAATTCAACATAAGCCAAGACATTTTTTACAATTCTATTTAAATCAAGATCGGTATTAAAACCAACAAAATAGCCTGCCTCTTTGAGCGCTTTAGTACGCTGAAAACAGGCACTGTTTGATAAACCCACTCGCTCGCTTAGTTCTTGATTGGAGATATCTGCCTGCGTATGCACTATCGAAATTATTTTCTTATTGATCTGATCAAGTTTGATATTTTTTTTAATGCTCATTTAATGGCCATTTAAGTTAAAAAACGATTCTTTTGTGAGGGCAGTTCGGAAGTAAAGAATATCCGTTTTCAAGATGTATCTTCAACAGAATGTTTTTATTCGTTAGTAATATACTACAGCAACGAACTAAAACTAAAATTGCAAATTCAACATATAAATATGGGAATCAACACAATGTCTATGCTTCTAAATAACATCACGACAGCCTTGATTGTGCCAAGCACTTTACTGTTTGTTGCTAATTCACAGCTTGTTGCCGCACAAGAATCACTCGATAAATCCTTTGAAAAAATAGTCGTCACCGCTCGTGGACGTTCTGAGAGTATTCAAGAGATACCAGAG
Coding sequences:
- a CDS encoding cyclic nucleotide-binding domain-containing protein — its product is MVNTELTELLDYLKIYQPLSALSHNTHSQCAAILSLSYRKKGAKILTIGSSNNKLYMTRSGAIALYNTENNLIRTLAEGAFFGYVSMLKDKPVHYQAVCEDDCLLLECSKQNFIY
- a CDS encoding Lrp/AsnC family transcriptional regulator; this translates as MSIKKNIKLDQINKKIISIVHTQADISNQELSERVGLSNSACFQRTKALKEAGYFVGFNTDLDLNRIVKNVLAYVEFTLEANNPVARKTFEDAIKAIPEFMDCLRITGDIDYICFTCCSDTQALNELCDTVNGNPKLGIQKLKTRIILERSKWYLGYPLQKLEWLE
- a CDS encoding serine hydrolase domain-containing protein, which produces MNFNANTLIVLASASIYSLSALGNSDQIITENQLISEGLQPTVRIIGKPSKVSSLKERMEYYKVPAVSIAFLKDNKISWTHTVGVIDQINNRPIDANTVFQAASISKPVFASVLMKYRQDNNLNLEVDVNRLLKSWQVPAHQWSHKSDVTLRRLLSHSAGTTIHGFAGYAEGTDVPSIISLLKGVTPANSAPVIVDIEPGTQFRYSGGGTILAQLVLQDQSKTLLPELAKATLFDPLLMGHSVYSQPLEGSLKNNAAVAHNTNGVPIAGGAHTYAALAAAGLWTTPSDLLRLVSKIQLAGLGKDESFFTKKTVEEILSPQIEPMGIGFFLGGKEKVTSFSHGGSNEGYKAQLFAHTQTGDGIAIMTNSDNGSALISEILNRISEIYHWDEFKPTEKTITRLDPKLFNSILGRYKITEPFESTFVIAEKGGNFIVNNEEFIVDELFFPESSQKLFSMTDMTLELHQNKLGEVNQISFWGGIVATKVDE
- a CDS encoding transposase, which codes for MMYVNQKDDWEHTSELYKRATSQPIGFASHICRNQPLACTLVLFKGKNKGRHSLTRHNIPRQSKCSKVHARGATNPWLIATSLPRSKSLGKKIVAIYRLRMQIEEEFRDIKSSLFGLGFEHHKSRSVQRIAILILIATLASILANIIGLAILMAGLHRRYQANTVKTRRVLSFHYLGLRGFVDKRFTLLCEQYEAAVLNLRTIIADNFNG